In Lacinutrix sp. Bg11-31, the DNA window ATAACCTAATGGCCAGGTAAATAATTCTTTTTTACCTACAAAATTGGTTTTTATATTAATAACTCTTCTAAGGAAAACTCCAATATAGAAATCATGCCAACTGGTATGAGGTGCAGCAATTATTACTGCTTTTTTTACAGTATCCTTAGACATTGTAGTATTGCCTGCTATTTTCCAGCCTAATAATTTGAAGTATAAAAATTTATAAAAACTAAGCATACTACATTTTTTGATAGAGTGCTTTAAGCTTGTCTCGTGTTATTGTTTTTTTCCATTGTTTACCAATAGCATTTTCCCAAAGTGGTTCTAAACTTAAAGCAACATTAATCATGATATCGAATTCTTTGTCTGATAGGTCTTTACAAATACCTTGAGGTAAAGTAATCTTATGCTTTGCTTTCATTTCTTTAAACATAGCTACTCCTTCTGGATAATATTCATCTAAGTGGTCGAATACAATACAATTACCAATGCCATGTTTTACACCAAGCAAATAGCCTAAACCATAGCTTAAAGCATGTGCAACACCAACTTGAGAATAGGCAATACTCATACCTCCATGCCAACTCGCCATCATGAGTTTATCTTGAGAATCCTGATCACTTAAATCATCTTCTAAGAAAATCTCTTTACAAAGTGTGTATGCTTTTTCTCCATAAGTTTTACTAAATGCATTTAAAAACGTTCCATTAAGCGATTCTACGCAATGTACAAAACAGTCCATTCCTGTATAAAACCACTGGTCTTTAGGTACATCTTTTGTTAATTCTGGATCTAAAACTACTTGATCAAATGGTGTATAATCACTATTAATACCAAGTTTACGTTCTGGACCTGTTAAAATAGTCGTTCTAGAAACTTCTGCTCCTGTTCCCGAAATGGTAGGAATACCAACATGATAAACGGCAGGATTTTTTACTAAGTCCCAACCTTGATAATCTTTGGCCTCTCCATTATTTTTAAGCATTATAGAAACTGCTTTGGCAATATCTAAAACGCTTCCACCTCCAATACCAATAATACCAGATGGCAATTCTTTAAAATTAAGGATAATTTGCTCTACTAACTCGTCTATTTGAGACGTTTCTGGTTCTTTGGCTGCAGAGACGTATATTAATTTATCGTCGTAAGACAAAGGTATTCTTGAGGTTAACCAAGCATTACCTTTAAAAACATCGTCTACAAAAAATATAAATGGCGCTTTGGTATTCAACCTTTTAGGAGAAAGAATTTCTTCTAACTGATTAAAACTACCTCTTCCAAAAATTACCTTGGACACCATTGGAAAATTCTTATAACTCATTGACTTTTAGTCTTAGTTTGTAAAGTTATTACTTATTTAGTCTTTTTTGAAATAATTCTGAAAATAAACTTAAATGATATCCATCTACAAGAGCGTGATTAACATTTATTGCTACATTCATTATTTTTTCTTTATTTATTTCTTTCATTTTTCCAAATGCCAATTTTGGAACAGATTCTTGCAAACCTGAAACTGGCTCTTTGTGGCCCGAAAAATCCGACCAAGGCAAAGCAGAACAATGAATACAATCTAACCCATTTTTAAGTGGGAAAAGATTGTTTGAGCTTTCAATACGTAGTTTTTCTTCTTGAAAATTAGACAAAAA includes these proteins:
- a CDS encoding iron-containing alcohol dehydrogenase family protein; this translates as MSYKNFPMVSKVIFGRGSFNQLEEILSPKRLNTKAPFIFFVDDVFKGNAWLTSRIPLSYDDKLIYVSAAKEPETSQIDELVEQIILNFKELPSGIIGIGGGSVLDIAKAVSIMLKNNGEAKDYQGWDLVKNPAVYHVGIPTISGTGAEVSRTTILTGPERKLGINSDYTPFDQVVLDPELTKDVPKDQWFYTGMDCFVHCVESLNGTFLNAFSKTYGEKAYTLCKEIFLEDDLSDQDSQDKLMMASWHGGMSIAYSQVGVAHALSYGLGYLLGVKHGIGNCIVFDHLDEYYPEGVAMFKEMKAKHKITLPQGICKDLSDKEFDIMINVALSLEPLWENAIGKQWKKTITRDKLKALYQKM